The following is a genomic window from Bordetella sp. H567.
GATCCGGCTGGCCAGCATCGATGCGCCGGAAACCGGGCATGGCAAGGACAAGCCGGGGCAGCCTTACGCCCAGGCGTCGCGACGCAATCTGGAAAGCCTGGTGGCCGGCCATACCTTGACGGCGCGCTGCTACGAGCAGGACCAGTACGGCCGGGACGTCTGCGACCTGCCGCTCGACGGCGGCGAAACCGCCAACCGGCGGCAGGTGGCGGGCGGATTCGCCTGGGCCAACACCGTGCGTCGTGGGGAATATCTGCGCGACGCATCGCTGCCGGCACTGGAACGCGCGGCCCGCGAGGCCCGCAAGGGGATATGGGCCCAGCCGGGCGCGGTCGCCCCCTGGGTGTGGCGCTTCGACTGCTGGAAGCAGCGACTATGCGCGGTAACCGCCCAGGCCGCGCCCTGATCCGCTGCCCGGGATTACCCCCGGATCGTGATCCGGGGCGATGCACCGGCGGTTAATTGGTCCTATATTGCAGCCCAGTTTGCTATCCTTGCCGCGACACAGACTCGCGGGCAGCATCGGAGTAAACATGGGGAGCATCAGGCGGCTTTGGGTCATCGCGGCGCTGTGCGTGGCCGCGCTGGCGGGCTGCGGGCAGGAAAGCCCGATCAACAGCCCTTATCCGTCGGGCGCGGAAAAGGACAATACGCTGTATACGGCGTTCACCCGCAATTCCCCCAAGTACCTCGATCCCGCCAGTTCCTATTCGGTGGACGAGACGCCGTTCACCTACAACATCTACGAGCCGCTGTACGGCTACGACTACCTGGCGCGTCCGTACAAACTGGTCCCGCGCGCGGCGGCGCGCATCGATCCGCCCACCTATCTGGATGCCCAGGGGCACGTCTTGCCGGCGGACGCGCCCGGCGAGGCCATCGCCGAGAGCGTGTACGAAATCCCGATTCGCCCGGGTATCCGCTTCCAGCCGCATCCGGCCTTTGCGCGCAACCCGGATGGCAGCTACGTCTATTTCCCGCTGCGGCCGGGCGAGCTGGACGACAAGTCGGCGATTCCGGATTTCCCGCGGACGGGAACCCGCGAGCTCACCGCCGACGATTATGTCTATGCGTTCCGCCGCCTGGCCAGCCCGCGCCTGGCGTCGCCGATTTATTCCCTGATGGCCGATTACGTCGTGGGCATGAAGGCGTATGGCGACCGGTTGCGGGCGCTGGACCAGGCCGCTCGCGCCAAGCAGCCCCCGGACGCGCGCGATCTACCGTGGCTGGACCTGCGCCAGGCCGGCTTCGACGGCGTGACCGCGCCCGATCCGCATACGCTGCGCATCCGCATCAAGGGCAAGTATCCGCAGTTCAAATACTGGCTGGCGATGACCTTCACCGCGCCGGTGCCCTGGGAGGCGGAACGCTTCTACAGCCAGCCCGGGATGGCGACGCGCAACCTGTCCTTGAATACCTGGCCGGTCGGGACGGGCCCCTACATGATGGTGGAGTCGCTGCAGAACCGCCGGCACGTCCTGGCGCGCAATCCGGATTTCCATGGCGAAGCCTATCCCTGCGACGGCGAGCCCGCCGACCGCGCCGCGGGACGCCTGGACGATTGCGGCAAGCCGACGCCTTTCATCGACCGCGTGGTCTTCAGCATCGAAAAGGAGTCGACACCGCTGGCCGGCAAGTTCATGCAGGGCTATTACGACATTCCGCAGGTGGAGCGCGGCGAATATGGCGTGTCGATGCTGGTGGCCGCGGGGGATTCGCCCGACAAGGCGGCGCTCTACCGCGAGCACGGCATCCAGCTGCCGACCACGGTGGAAACCCAGAACTGGTACTTGGGCTTCAACTGGAACGACCCGGTCGTGGGCAAGGGGGATACGCCGGAGCGGCAGGCGCGCAACCGCAAGCTGCGCCAGGCCATCAGCATCGCCTTCGACTGGGAAGAGTACGTCGCGATCTTCGAGAACAGCCAGGCAGCGGTGGCGTACGGTCCCGTGCCGCCCGGCGTACTGGGCTACAAGCCCGCGCCGGAGGGCATCAACCCGGTCGTCTATGACGTGGTGGACGGCAAGCCGGTACGCAAGTCCATCGAGGTGGCCAGGAATCTGCTGGCCGAGGCAGGCTACCCGGGCGGCCGCGACGCGGCGACGGGCGAACCGCTGGTGCTCCACTACGACGCCATGACGGGCATGGGGGCCAACCCGATGTTCGATTGGATGCGTCGGCAGCTGGACAAGCTGGGCATCCAGCTGGACGTGCGATCAACCGACTACAGCCGTTTCCAGGACAAGATGCGGCGCGGCACGGCGCAGATGTTCTTATGGGGCTGGAACGCGGATTATCCCGATGCGGAAAATTTCCTGTTCCTGCTGTACGGGCCCAACGCCAAGGCGGCGTCGGGCGGCGAAAACGCGGCCAATTACGCGAATCCCGAGTTCGACAAGCTGTTCGACCAGATGAAGTTCCTGGACGACGGCCCGCAGAAGGCCGCCATCATCGACCGCATGGTGGCGCTGGTGCAGCGGGACGCGCCCTGGATGTTCGGTTATTTCCCGATGTCGGCGGGGGCGTACCAGCAATGGGTGGGCAATGCCAAGCCGACGCAGATGGTGCGCAACACCCTGCAGTACATGAAGCTGGATACCGCCCTGCGGCTCAGGAAAATAGATGAATGGAACCGGCCGCTGTGGTGGCCGGTGCTCCTGCTCGCGGCGCTGGTCGTCCTGGCCATATGGCCCTCGTACCGCGTCATGCGCCGGCGCGAGAAGCAGACGGCCTTCGGCGATCACGCCCCGGCACCGGCAACGCCGTCCTCGGCCAGGGAGTCGACATGATCGCCTATATCGTTCGCCGGCTGCTGTACGGTGTGCTGATCCTCATCGGCGTGAACCTGTTCACCTTCGTGCTGTTCTTCGCGGTCAACACGCCGGACGACATGGCGCGCCTGTCGATCGGCGGGCAGCGGGTCAGCCAGGATGCCATCGACAAATGGAAGGCCGAACGCGGCTACGACAAGCCGTTGTTCTACAACGCCGCGGCGCCGGATACCGGGCGCTTCACGGACACCATCTTCTACCAGCGCTCCGTGCCCTTGCTGCGCATGGACTTCGGCGCTTCCGATGCGGGCCGCGACATCGGCCGCGAGATCCGCACGCGCATGTGGCCCAGCCTGGCCCTGGCGGTGCCGACCTTCGTGCTGGGCTTGTGGGCCAGCATTGCGTTTTCGCTGCTGCTGGTGTTCTTCCGCGCCACGAAGCTGGATTTCTGGGGCGTGGTGCTGTGCGTCGTACTGCTCTCGATATCGGGACTGTTCTACATCATTGCCGGTCAGTGGATGTTCTCCAAGCTGTTGAGGCTGGTGCCGTATTCGGGCTTTGCGGGCGGGTGGGATGCCGTCAAGTTCCTGGCCCTGCCGGTGGTGGTGGCGGTGGTATCGCGGCTGGGGCCGGAAGCGCGCTTCTACCGCACGCTGTTTCTGGAGGAGATCGGCAAGGACTACGTACGCACGGCGCGCGCCAAGGGCCTGGGCGAAACCGCCGTGCTGTTTCGTCACGTGCTGCGCAATGCCTTGCTCCCCATCCTGACCGGCACCGTGGCGACGCTGCCGCTGCTGTTCATGGGCAGCCTGATCGCCGAATCCTTCTTCGGCATCCCCGGCCTGGGCAGCTACACCATCGACGCCATCAACGCGCAGGATTTTTCCATTGTGCGCGCGATGGTTTTCCTGGGATCCGCCCTGTATATCGTCGGCCTGATCATGGCCGATATTTCCTATACGCTGGCCGACCCCCGCGTGCGTTTCGAGTGACCGCCATGCCTTTGATCGTTCTGCTCTGGACCGACGTCGCCCTGTACCTGATCGTGGCGGCGGTACTGGCGTATGCGTGGCACGTGCGCCGTACCTCCACGCTGCGCGCAACCTGGCTGCGTGTCGCGCAGGACGCCCCCGCGATGTGCGCCGCGGTGGTCCTGGCGGTGTTCGCCGTCATCGGGCTGCTGGATTCCGTGCATTACCGGCCGCGCCTGCCACCCCTGCCCGGGGCCCCCGCGCATGCGCCGGTGGCCTATGCGCCGTCGGCCCGTTCGCTGTTGGACGCGATGCTGGCCGATACCGTGCTGACCCGGCCGGAGAAGACCTATTCGGCGCCGCTGGCGGTGCGCCAGTTCACCAAGGAGACCATGCTGGTCGACGGCCATCCCACGCGCGACTTTCCGCGCTTGCGCGCCGGCGGAGCGCACCTGGCGGACCCGGACGCGCAACGGTGGCCGGACGCCGCGTGGCGCGCGGCCGCCGGCCTGGGCGGCGGC
Proteins encoded in this region:
- a CDS encoding thermonuclease family protein; this translates as MGVPRVVIALVAATASAGVAYCSSPRGPAAAARPGYTLEGRIVRVADGDTVSLLGSNNRQYKIRLASIDAPETGHGKDKPGQPYAQASRRNLESLVAGHTLTARCYEQDQYGRDVCDLPLDGGETANRRQVAGGFAWANTVRRGEYLRDASLPALERAAREARKGIWAQPGAVAPWVWRFDCWKQRLCAVTAQAAP
- a CDS encoding ABC transporter substrate-binding protein, with amino-acid sequence MGSIRRLWVIAALCVAALAGCGQESPINSPYPSGAEKDNTLYTAFTRNSPKYLDPASSYSVDETPFTYNIYEPLYGYDYLARPYKLVPRAAARIDPPTYLDAQGHVLPADAPGEAIAESVYEIPIRPGIRFQPHPAFARNPDGSYVYFPLRPGELDDKSAIPDFPRTGTRELTADDYVYAFRRLASPRLASPIYSLMADYVVGMKAYGDRLRALDQAARAKQPPDARDLPWLDLRQAGFDGVTAPDPHTLRIRIKGKYPQFKYWLAMTFTAPVPWEAERFYSQPGMATRNLSLNTWPVGTGPYMMVESLQNRRHVLARNPDFHGEAYPCDGEPADRAAGRLDDCGKPTPFIDRVVFSIEKESTPLAGKFMQGYYDIPQVERGEYGVSMLVAAGDSPDKAALYREHGIQLPTTVETQNWYLGFNWNDPVVGKGDTPERQARNRKLRQAISIAFDWEEYVAIFENSQAAVAYGPVPPGVLGYKPAPEGINPVVYDVVDGKPVRKSIEVARNLLAEAGYPGGRDAATGEPLVLHYDAMTGMGANPMFDWMRRQLDKLGIQLDVRSTDYSRFQDKMRRGTAQMFLWGWNADYPDAENFLFLLYGPNAKAASGGENAANYANPEFDKLFDQMKFLDDGPQKAAIIDRMVALVQRDAPWMFGYFPMSAGAYQQWVGNAKPTQMVRNTLQYMKLDTALRLRKIDEWNRPLWWPVLLLAALVVLAIWPSYRVMRRREKQTAFGDHAPAPATPSSAREST
- a CDS encoding ABC transporter permease; the encoded protein is MIAYIVRRLLYGVLILIGVNLFTFVLFFAVNTPDDMARLSIGGQRVSQDAIDKWKAERGYDKPLFYNAAAPDTGRFTDTIFYQRSVPLLRMDFGASDAGRDIGREIRTRMWPSLALAVPTFVLGLWASIAFSLLLVFFRATKLDFWGVVLCVVLLSISGLFYIIAGQWMFSKLLRLVPYSGFAGGWDAVKFLALPVVVAVVSRLGPEARFYRTLFLEEIGKDYVRTARAKGLGETAVLFRHVLRNALLPILTGTVATLPLLFMGSLIAESFFGIPGLGSYTIDAINAQDFSIVRAMVFLGSALYIVGLIMADISYTLADPRVRFE